From the Odocoileus virginianus isolate 20LAN1187 ecotype Illinois chromosome 20, Ovbor_1.2, whole genome shotgun sequence genome, the window AGTTCTCCTTCCGTTCATCCCCGTCCTCTCGTGTTTTGAGTTTCTAAGGCTCTAAGCCCAAGAACAAGGTGTCATCAGGATCATGCTTCTGGAAGCTTCAGACAGAGTTCCCTGGCTTGTGGCGGATAACCACAATTATCACAGGACCGTCTCCCTGTGTGTCTCTTTCCTCTGGTTTTGAGGGCACTAGAGAACTTGTCGAGTCCTCCCTCAGGCAAACCCAAAGTGATCTTCTTTGATGATCTAGTTACACAATAAATCTCATCCTTCATGTTAATGTTTTAAGCTGATTGAAACCagacttattattattttaatcatgaGTAAACCAGAGTCCTGACTCCTACTTCCAAGAGACTTGCTGTCTCCAGAGAAGAGTGGGTGTTGATCAGGCTGGCATTACAGGTTCCAACAGGGCAGCTGATGGGGTTGAGGCCAGACAGGTGGGTAGCAACCAGTCTCACAGGAACTGTAACACCTTTGTCCTGAGAGCCTTGGGGATATGGAAGGACTTGAGCATATCCAGCAGAGGGACAGCCTGGGCTCCAGGTGTAGAAATAAGTCCTCAAGATTCAGGGCTGAACTTACTGGGAAGGGCAAGAcacgggaattctccaggccagaatactggagtgggtagcctttcctttcgccagggcatcttcccaacccagggatagaacccaggtctcccgcattgtgggcggattctttaccagctgagccacagggaagcccaagaatactggagtgggttgcctatcccttctccaagggatcttcctgacccaggaatcgaaccggggtctcctgcattgcaggtggattctttaccaactgagctatgaggaaagcctaAGACACAGGAGGCTGAGAGGTtcagggaagagagaaaacagaggccATGGTTGGAATCTCTAGATGTTTCTCATCTCCCCAGGTCCCCCTGGCCCGGCCCCGGATGAGTGCTCAGGAGCAGTTGGAGAGAATCCGAAGAAATCAAGAGTGTGGGCGGCCTCTTCCTCGCCCGGTCTCCCCCCGGCTCCTCACCCTGGGGAGGACACTGTCCCCAGCCAGACGCCAGCCTGATGCGGAACAAAAAGTGAGGGAAACAGGGGTGGGTCAGTGAGGCAGCAGTGGGTTCTCAGTTCCTGGTTGGACCCTCAGttttcctctctgtaaaatggggattttttccttcctctgtatcAGGTTTACTTGTACCTGTTTTAAATTCAGCATCCTGTCTTCCTTATCAGTGGAGAACAGGATGGGCCAGAGGCAACATCTCCATCCTCACCAGTATTCTCACTACTCTGGGAGGAGTGGGTTTTAGAGCTGGATTGGAAGCCAAGTTTTCCTGTTCAGTTACTATGCtgtcaaaggcaaagaaaaaagaaaaaaatgtatttactctATTGCCATGGAGATCACACTGCCAATCTGAAGATCAGAGTGTCTGGGCAggatggtttttttgtttgttttttgttttgggctGTGccactgcacagcttgtgggattttagggCTTGGGTTTAGTCCATGTTTGAGGACTTGGCTGTGGGAGCGCAGAGCCCTgcctactggaccaccagggaattccccatggATAATTTCATCTTAAGACTCTTCTAGGAAGGAATTAGACAAGTGGGGTGATTTTGTGATTgtgattatttttgtaaatgggGGGTATCTCAAATCTGCTGAATATCAAACATTGATCTCTATGTCTAGCTAGCTTTTCGGGGGCAACAAGTTCATTAATCATTTATGACAAAAGGAATGTGAATTTGGAGGGTCTGTTTCTGGCCTTGTCACAGGGGGCTCATCTGTGAATCTTGTCGATGAAAATTCTATTAAAATCAAGttaacaagaaaaaaaggggACTGTTATTTGAGCCAAACAGGATTAGAACTTGGGAGAGAGACTCTCAGAAAGTTCTGAGAACTGTTTCACCATCTGTTAGAAGTCAGGAGGCACATTCGTATCTATTTTCCAGACAAAAGATGGAACATCAAAATGACATACTgacaggactttcctggcagtcctgtggctaagaatttgccttgcaatgcaggggatgagggtttgatacctggcctgggaactaagatcccgcatgtctCTGGGCAACTCGGCCTGTACGCCACAACTACAgaatctgttgtttagttgctgagtcgtgtaccactcttttgccaccccatgaactgtagccctccaggcaatcttcctgacccagggatggaatccacatctcctgttgAGCAagtaagtctcttgcattggcaggcagattctttaccactgagcccccagggaagccccatgcactctgacaaaagatcccacatgatgcaatgaagatcccaagtgccacaactaagacttgatgcagccagATAAGTTAaaacaaacagagaaacaaaataacataGTGATATTTTACCTAAGGTTCACCAAGGATACACAGTCTAGGGAAGCACATGCAAAGCCAGCAGCAAGTTGCTGTGATCCCCTGCAGAGCTGGGAAAGAAGGCTGTTCTTTCTGGTAGTgtcagaagaaagggaaaaaagaaatgatcttCAGGACAGAGCAAGCACTGCCAACTCTGAGGAGCTCTGGCTAATGTGTGATCTGGGTGCACACTGCATGTTAGGGATGGAGGAGCCCCAAACAAGCACACAGAGACTTTGATCTTTAATTTTCCTGTCTTGCCTTAAAATATCAATTTCACACCATCAGGCTTATCTAAGTCATATGAAGAAGCTGTTTACCAGAATGCAAAAAGGCGTGGGGAAGTGGTTGGGGGGTGGTGATTTTCCAAACTCTTCCCTCTTTCCCAGGAGTTCAGGTAAAGTTAAGAATTAGCAGTATCGTTGGGGCAATTTTATCCTCTGAGCCCCTTCACCCTCAAAATGAGAACATGGGAACTTCCAGGGTGAGGAATTCTAATGCCCCCATTCCTTTGCAGCCTGTCCTGGGACACCCAGGAGCCCAGAAATGGCTCAGGAGTTCGGGGTCCTGGAGCAGGTAAGGAATTGGAGATCGAGGCAACAAGAAGGGAAATAACAAAGATAAGGGGAGAAGTATTACTGTTAATGTCTCCTGAGTACTAAAGAACAGATCGAAGAATCTTTTAGAGTCGCTTGAATTCTTGGGGAATCAGAAAACCCTAGTTCGCGGGGAGAACTGCAGTTCCTTGTTCTATATCAAACTCCGCCCCACTGTCAGGAAATCGGAGAAATTTTCGGACAACTGGACTACAAATCCCACAATGCACGAGGGCTTCTAAAAAAGAGGGTCGCTCCACGTTTAAAATCCTTTTGAGACACGTGCTAGGGACTACAACTCCCAGAAGGACACGCGCGGCATTGTGGCCTTGACTGTGCTGGCTAACTGAAGTTCCCCCAAACTCTTTTTTTCTAGCCCAAGGAACACCATCCCTTATTTGCTGACATCCGAAGGGCACCGGGAGCGAGTTCTCAGCCTGTCTCAAGCCCTGGCCGCTGAGGCGTCGCAGTGGCGCGGAATGATGACAGGTGAGAATGAGCTGGGGACTTAGGACTCCTAGGTTTTAGGGATGAGGGAGGGTCGGAGGTCTGGAATCGCAGGTCGTGATGGGGAGGGGTCTGAGGGCCCCTGGGAATCCTTTGTCTTGATGAGGAAAGGCCTGGACAGGGCTTGGGAGTGCTAGATTCCAGGCAGGAGGGGACTGGGGTGCAGGAGTGCTGAGTCTGGGAGAGCAAGGGGCAGGCAGGCCGGACTCCTGGGTTTGAGAGGAAaggcccgggggcggggggcggtgtcTGGACTTCTGGATTCCTGAGTTTCCCATTCTCATTCCCCATCCTTCCTCTCCAGGTGGAAATTTGGACTCTCGAGGGGACCCTCTTCCCCCTGCGCCGCCGCCTCCGTCAGATCCCACGCCCCAGGCGTCCTCACCCCGAAGATCTCCTCCAACAGCCAATTCCTGCTCCACGGGTTTCTCCCCCAGAGGTAGTGGGCGCGGCGCGGGCCCCGCCTCCTGGGAGCAGACCTGGGATTCCGGGCCCGCCCCTCCCGCCCTGACCCCCGACGAGGGGGCGTGGCCTCTGAGAGTCACCCTGCTGCAGTCCAGCTTCTGACCCGCTCAGAAGTGGCAGCCAATCAGAGCGTGAGGGCGTGGCCTGGCGGGGCTACCTGACGATCTGGAGCCTCTCGCCTCCCGTGACCTAGAAATGGTTTCTGTGGCCAAAGTTTGCTTTTCCCAACACTCGTCCAAATTTGGATTAAAACTTTGAACTTTTTAGTCAATAACTTTTTGTCTGTTTGAGGTTGTGACCCTGGTGTCTCTGGAGGGGGGGCGGTTAGAGCTGGGGTCGTGGATTTATGGGTCGCAAAGGAGGGGCCCGGGACCTTGGACTTGCAGGCATGAGAAAGCAGGAAATCTCAGGGTCCGGAGTACTGGGTCTGGGGGAAGAGGGGGATGGGAACCGGATTCTTGCGTCTGAAGGAAGACGAGGGACCTGGACTTTTAGATCCGAGGGCAGAGGGCGGCCGGACGCCAGGAATCCTGAATTTGAGGGAAGAAGTTCTGGGCATCCAGACTTGGATCTGAGAGAGGAACCAGGCTTCCAGGCCTCTGGCTTTCCTGGCAacgcctcccacccccaccctcagggCTGGGCTTCAAAGATCCGGCCCCTATTTACGATTCGACCCCACGACCTCACCCGACTTTGGAGGTGGATAGAAGCCCGGAGTGAGGGACAGAGGAAAGGTGGTGTCTGGCGGAATGGCAATGGGAACGCGCTATGCTGGAAAGGTTGTCATCGTGACCGGAGGCGGCCGCGGCATAGGAGCGGGGATCGTTCGAGCTTTCGGTGAGTGGGGTCTGGCTGGCTCTAATTATTGGGAATCTGGGAGAGGAGGGACCCCCGAGGGCTGTGGGTGTGAGAAAAAGTAGGTCACATCCTGGAGTCTAGATTCTTATGTTACAAGATCCGGTTTGCACAGTGAACGAAAAGGTAGGCAGTGGTTGCCTAGGGCCTGGGATTTTGGCGGATTTCCAAATGCCGTTTCTGTGGTCTCAGTAGTCTCTGCAAAACAGGCGGTTTGGGGGATGATGTCTCTTGCAGATTTCAGGGTTACTCTGGAACCCAGGAAGGCAGGCTCAGGAGCCCCAGCAGGCACCTAGAGTAACCAGAAGAATATCTATCAAAACTTctgctcccccccccaaaaaaaacaaacaacttctgCCGCTTGTCCTAGAGAGTCATCATGAGACTTTGGGGTCACGAGGGGAGCAGAGCGGGAGAcaggccccacccaccccaggtgGCCACTAGAGGGCAGCGGAGGCCTTCGCCAAGGTTTTGTTGGGGTAACCTCCTCTTTTCCGATTCTCAGTGGAGAGCGGTGCCCAGGTGGTTATCTGTGACAAAGACGGTGAGTGAGGCTCCCTCAGTCCTCATCCCAACCCCCTGGGAGgagtccaggcccccagccccctcctccctcagacttCGAAGTCCAGACCCCcagcccttctcttcctgcagagACCAGGGGCAGGGCTGTGGAGCGAGAGCTTCCTGGCACTGTCTTTCTGCTCTGTGACGTGACTCGGGAGGAAGATGTGAGGGTGAGCGAATTTTCTCTCTCTACGCCCCGCCATGTCCAGTTGGTTCTCTCTCCCCACGCCCCCACTCCCCTGGCCACCCCGAAGGCTTTTGCACATGCCATTCCCTCTGCCTTTCCCAGTTCTCCTGGCTTTATTGTACCGTTCAGCTCAGTATCACTTCAAGGCTTCCCCTTAAGGTACTGACCAGGTCTTGTGTCTCCTGGGAGGATTCGCTCTTACCTCCCACTCTTTCAAGGCTCTGTCACAGCTGTCACATGGATTGGGACAAATACATTCCTTACAGCGGGTCTCATCCTAtaagattcttttctgtttcctcagttTCCATCCTTCCGTCTAGTCAGTATCTCTGACATCTGTCCCCAGTCCCAGGTCTCTAGGGTAGGGACCGCAGTGTGAATGTCCCCAGCCCGCTGGTCTCTGGCCCCTCAGCTGTGACTCCTGTCCCCACCTTGCCTTTGGGACCCCTGGCTCTATAAGACCTGGTTCCAGCACTGCTCACTCACAAGATCTCTGTCTCCCCAGACCCTCGTTTCTGAGACCATCCGCCGTTTCGGTCGCCTGGATTGCATAGTCAACAATGCTGGCTACCGTGAGTCGTGAGGCCTGAGGGCTGTTCCCACTGGTGTCAGCCCACCTCCTGGCTTCTCACCCCAATCCTGGCTCCACCCCTGCTGTGTGCCCAGGCCTGTGCCCTTAGCCCTTTCTGCATCCGTTTCTACATTTCTAAAACGAAGATGGCCATCCTCCTCGTCATTATAGTCATTATAGGGTCGTTGTGCTAAACAGTGTAACTGCTCAGCCTCATAATTACGGGAACTGTCTTGAACGAATAACTTCCATCTTGTAGCCTGTTTCTTATCTAGGAAGTGAGGCTGATGGCCCTTCCCTTTTTCCATGACTGGGAAGATATTTCTCCACACATGGTTTATAGGGCTTGGTGTGGAGGCTTTGAAGAGAAATTGCCATCCACTTACTGACTACCCTTCATGACAGTGCCTCACATTGCTAAACCGAGACTCAGAGAGGCGAACTGATTGGACTGGGATCACACACCGTGGTAGAAAGAAGCCTTTTTTCTTGGTTGGGCAATGTTGAGCAATTGACTTACTCTCCCTGGGCTGCACTCTCTTCTTGTTGTAAGGATTTAAAGAGATACTAGTGCCTCCTTTCTCTCCATGTGCTTGATCcattcagcagatatttactgagcatctactatactCCACCTTCTGTCCTGGGGACTGGAGATTTAGCAGTGAGCAAAATCcaccaagctttcctgtcctcatagctcagttggtaaagaatctgcctgcaatgcaggagacctcccttggagaagggaaagggtatccactccagtattctggcctgaagaatttcatggactgtatagtccaaggggttgcaacgagttggacacaactgagaaactttcacttcctGTCCTCATGGGATTCACATTGTAAAGTAAGGAAATTGACAATCAAAGGCAGATATGGTTAATACTCATTTATTCACGGATTCTGTACTTGCGAACTCAGCTACTTGGTGGGGACGTGGGTTGTAACCTCAGAATCCCACTGTGCTTTCTGGGTATTTGCAGACAAGTTCAGAGAGGCAAAAGTTTGAGTCACCAGCAGCACATATTCCCAGCTAAGGTCAAACAAGGTGATGCTCTGCCCTCTGAATTCAGTTTTCAAACAGAGAGATGCCCAGAGGTGGAGGCAGAAGAGGGCAGTGTCTTGTAAGCCTCTCTGGGGCTAGTTGGACAGGTCTGAATCCTAACTCTGGTACCTGGAGTGGGGCAGCCTCAGGCAAGTCACCTACACTCCTGAACCCCATTgccttatttgcaaaataaatgagtccaCCAGTGCGAGTAATTTTTAGGATTTAAGATTATAATCTATGTTAGAGAAACATATagttgtacacatatacatatgtgcatatttgggcttcccctgtggcttagtggtaacgcagtgcaggagacgcaagagactcaggttcaatcttgggttgggaggatcccctggaggagggcatggcaacccactccagtgttcttgcctggagactcccatggacagaggagcctggtgggctacagtccgtgggatcacaaagagttggacatgactgaagtgactgagcaggagCACGATATTCCTTATACACATAACACATATATGTTCTGTCTTAGCCTGCTCACTCTGCTATAATAGAAATACCATGGACTCAGTGACTTAAACAATGAACATTTGTTTccggaggctgggaagtccaagatcgagTCAGAGGCAGATTTGGTATCTGGTGAGGCCCTGCTTGCTGGGGCCTCACAGGTAGAAGGAGCGAAGGACctccctggggtctcttttatgagggcactaatcccattcaagAAGGCTCCATCCGCATGACTTAACTCCCACAgacccccacctccaaataccatcttATCGAAAGTtaggatttcctt encodes:
- the HSD17B14 gene encoding 17-beta-hydroxysteroid dehydrogenase 14 isoform X3 — translated: MGRKGGARDLGLAGMRKQEISGSGVLGLGEEGDGNRILASEGRRGTWTFRSEGRGRPDARNPEFEGRSSGHPDLDLREEPGFQASGFPGNASHPHPQGWASKIRPLFTIRPHDLTRLWRWIEARSEGQRKGGVWRNGNGNALCWKGCHRDRRRPRHRSGDRSSFRLSLTPPLDPPPQWLEETSAQGFRQLLELNLLGTYTLTKGAVTALTKALALDESQYGVRVNCISPGNIWTPLWEELAASTPDPTATIREGTLAQPLGRMGQPAEVAAAAVFLASEASFCTGTELLVTGGAELGYGRKAGQAAPTEAPTTPS